A part of Vigna radiata var. radiata cultivar VC1973A chromosome 11, Vradiata_ver6, whole genome shotgun sequence genomic DNA contains:
- the LOC106776913 gene encoding 40S ribosomal protein S14 yields the protein MSRRKVREPKEENVTLGPAVRDGEHVFGVARIFASFNDTFIHVTDLSGRETLVRITGGMKVKADRDESSPYAAMLAAQDVAARCKELGITALHIRLRATGGNKTKTPGPGAQSALRALARSGMKIGRIEDVTPIPSDSTRRKSGRRGRRL from the exons ATG TCGAGGAGAAAGGTTAGAGagccaaaagaagaaaatgtgacTCTAGGTCCAGCTGTTAGAGACGGTGAACACGTCTTTGGCGTCGCTCGCATCTTTGCTTCCTTCAATGACACATTCATT CATGTCACTGACTTGTCTGGGAGGGAAACACTTGTTCGCATAACTG GTGGGATGAAGGTTAAAGCTGATAGAGATGAATCATCTCCCTATGCTGCTATGCTTGCAGCACAGGATGTTGCTGCCAGATGCAAG gAACTGGGCATAACTGCTCTTCATATCAGGCTCCGTGCCACTGGTGGAAACAAGACAAAGACACCTGGTCCTGGCGCTCAATCTGCTCTTAGAGCCCTTGCTCGTTCTGGAATGAAAATTGGTCGCATAG aGGATGTGACTCCCATTCCTTCCGACAGCACACGTAGAAAGAGTGGAAGGAGGGGTAGAAGGCTTTAA